In Flavobacterium cerinum, one genomic interval encodes:
- the pruA gene encoding L-glutamate gamma-semialdehyde dehydrogenase, with the protein MPKGIYNVPVAVNEPVKSYAPGTPERDAVLATFKELYNAKVDVPLYIGGEEIRTGKTKNLTPPFDHKHIVGQYHEAEKEHIEKAISTALEAKKKWAALSWEHRASIFLKAADLLAGPYRAKINAATMIAQAKTVHQAEIDSACELIDFLRFNVQFMTQVYAEQPISSEGVWNRVEHRPLEGFVYAITPFNFTAIAGNLPASPALMGNVVVWKPSATQIYSANVIVEVFKLAGLPDGVINVVYGNSAMISETLLASPDFAGIHFTGSTGVFNDMWAKIGQNISRYKTYPRIVGETGGKDFVLAHPSSIPAQVATALSRGAFEYQGQKCSAASRAYLPKSTWPAVKEQLVADIASMKMGSPEDPSNFVSAVISESSFDKLASYIDQAKKDSDAEIIAGGNYDKSVGYFIEPTVIVTTNPKYTTMETELFGPVLTIYVYEDAKWEETLALVDSTSEYALTGAIFSQDRYAIEQATKALENAAGNFYINDKPTGAVVGQQPFGGARASGTNDKAGSVLNLMRWVSPRTIKETFVPPTNYRYPFLG; encoded by the coding sequence ATGCCAAAAGGAATTTATAATGTACCTGTAGCGGTTAACGAGCCTGTTAAATCGTATGCACCGGGTACACCGGAAAGAGATGCTGTTTTAGCGACTTTCAAAGAATTGTACAACGCTAAAGTTGATGTGCCTTTATATATTGGCGGTGAGGAAATCCGTACCGGAAAAACAAAAAACCTAACACCTCCGTTTGATCACAAACACATCGTGGGACAGTACCACGAAGCCGAAAAAGAACATATTGAAAAAGCAATCAGTACCGCTTTGGAAGCAAAGAAAAAATGGGCTGCTCTTTCATGGGAACACCGCGCTTCAATCTTCTTAAAAGCCGCTGACTTATTAGCAGGACCATACCGTGCTAAAATCAATGCTGCCACTATGATCGCTCAGGCGAAAACAGTACACCAGGCAGAAATTGACTCAGCTTGTGAATTAATTGACTTTTTACGTTTTAACGTTCAGTTCATGACTCAGGTGTATGCTGAGCAACCGATTTCATCCGAAGGCGTTTGGAATCGTGTAGAACACCGTCCGTTAGAAGGATTTGTATATGCTATTACGCCGTTTAACTTTACAGCCATTGCAGGAAACTTACCGGCATCACCGGCTTTAATGGGGAACGTTGTAGTATGGAAACCAAGTGCTACTCAAATTTACTCAGCTAATGTAATTGTTGAGGTTTTCAAATTAGCCGGTTTACCTGACGGTGTTATCAACGTAGTGTATGGTAACTCTGCTATGATTTCTGAGACTTTATTGGCAAGCCCTGATTTTGCGGGGATCCACTTTACCGGTTCTACAGGCGTTTTCAATGATATGTGGGCTAAAATCGGACAAAACATCAGCCGATACAAAACGTATCCGAGAATCGTAGGAGAAACAGGTGGTAAAGATTTCGTATTAGCACACCCTTCTTCTATTCCTGCGCAGGTTGCTACTGCTTTATCGCGTGGTGCATTCGAATATCAGGGACAGAAATGTTCCGCTGCTTCAAGAGCTTATTTACCAAAATCAACATGGCCGGCAGTTAAAGAACAATTGGTTGCCGATATCGCATCTATGAAAATGGGATCTCCTGAAGATCCGTCAAATTTCGTATCTGCCGTGATTTCTGAAAGCTCTTTCGATAAATTGGCAAGTTATATCGATCAGGCAAAAAAAGACAGCGATGCTGAAATCATCGCCGGTGGTAACTACGATAAATCGGTAGGTTATTTTATTGAGCCAACCGTGATTGTAACTACAAATCCGAAATACACAACTATGGAAACCGAATTATTCGGACCAGTGTTAACCATCTACGTATACGAAGATGCGAAATGGGAAGAAACCCTTGCTCTAGTGGACAGTACTTCTGAATATGCTTTAACAGGCGCTATTTTCAGTCAGGATCGTTATGCTATCGAGCAAGCTACAAAAGCACTTGAAAATGCAGCCGGTAACTTCTACATTAATGATAAACCGACAGGAGCTGTTGTAGGACAACAACCTTTCGGAGGAGCAAGAGCATCCGGAACTAACGATAAAGCCGGTTCCGTATTAAACTTAATGCGTTGGGTTTCCCCAAGAACCATTAAGGAAACTTTCGTTCCGCCAACAAATTACAGATATCCGTTCTTAGGGTAA
- the apaG gene encoding Co2+/Mg2+ efflux protein ApaG, whose translation MVSQITRGIKISVLTSFEGTYFKNYKIHFAFSYEITIENQSKDSVQLNSRHWEIYDSLNDLEIVDGEGVIGKKPVIKPGEKHTYSSGCLLSSPFGAMRGYFNMINFTSTRSFRVIIPTFRLSAPFALN comes from the coding sequence ATGGTTTCACAAATAACCAGAGGTATAAAAATTTCAGTCCTGACTAGTTTTGAAGGCACTTACTTCAAGAACTACAAGATTCATTTTGCCTTTAGTTATGAGATTACGATTGAAAACCAGAGTAAAGACTCCGTACAATTAAATTCCAGACATTGGGAAATCTACGATTCGCTTAACGATTTAGAAATTGTTGACGGAGAAGGTGTGATCGGCAAAAAACCCGTTATCAAACCCGGCGAAAAGCATACCTACAGTTCCGGATGCCTTCTTTCCTCACCTTTCGGAGCCATGCGAGGGTATTTCAACATGATCAATTTTACCTCAACGCGTTCGTTCCGTGTAATAATTCCTACATTCCGTTTAAGCGCTCCTTTTGCCTTGAACTAA
- a CDS encoding pyridoxal phosphate-dependent aminotransferase, whose product MNPLSDRINNLSTSQTLAMAAKARELKAAGIDIISLSLGEPDFNTPDFIKEAAIQAIHDNYSSYPPVEGYPELKEAICKKFKRDNGLDYKPSQIVVSTGAKQSLYNIAQVMINPGDEVILPAPYWVSYYEIIKMAGGIPVEVPTSIENDFKITPEQLEAAITPATKMMWYSSPCNPSGSVYSKEELTELVKVLEKHPSVYVVSDEIYEHINFTGSYCSIASIPGMLDRTITVNGVAKAFAMTGWRIGYIGAPEFIAKACTKMQGQVTSGANTIAQRATIAAVEADPSVLKHMVQAFQQRRDLVVSLIKEIPGMKINVPDGAFYVFPDVSAFFGKTLRGTQINNADDFAMYLLAEANVATVTGDAFGNPNCIRFSYATSDDLLKEALHRIKEAVATSEVLA is encoded by the coding sequence ATGAATCCGCTTTCTGATAGAATTAATAATTTATCGACATCGCAAACCCTGGCCATGGCAGCCAAAGCCAGAGAATTAAAAGCTGCCGGAATAGATATTATCAGCTTAAGTTTGGGTGAACCCGACTTTAATACACCTGATTTTATTAAAGAAGCAGCCATCCAGGCTATTCACGACAATTACAGTTCCTATCCTCCTGTTGAAGGTTATCCGGAACTAAAAGAAGCTATTTGTAAAAAATTCAAACGAGATAACGGGCTTGACTACAAACCATCCCAAATTGTAGTATCGACCGGTGCAAAACAATCGTTATACAATATTGCTCAGGTTATGATCAATCCCGGGGATGAAGTAATCCTTCCGGCACCGTACTGGGTAAGCTATTACGAAATCATTAAAATGGCCGGCGGTATTCCGGTAGAAGTTCCGACCTCTATCGAAAACGATTTCAAAATCACACCGGAACAATTAGAAGCTGCTATTACACCGGCAACCAAAATGATGTGGTATAGCTCTCCTTGTAATCCAAGCGGATCTGTATACAGCAAAGAAGAATTAACAGAACTGGTTAAAGTTTTAGAAAAGCATCCTTCTGTTTATGTGGTATCGGATGAAATTTACGAACACATTAACTTCACCGGATCGTATTGCAGCATCGCATCTATTCCAGGTATGTTAGACAGAACCATCACGGTAAACGGTGTTGCCAAAGCTTTTGCTATGACCGGATGGAGAATCGGTTATATCGGTGCTCCGGAATTTATCGCCAAAGCCTGTACAAAAATGCAGGGGCAAGTAACCAGCGGTGCTAATACTATTGCACAACGCGCTACAATTGCCGCAGTTGAAGCAGATCCATCTGTATTAAAACATATGGTTCAGGCTTTCCAACAAAGAAGAGATTTAGTAGTTAGTTTGATCAAAGAAATTCCAGGTATGAAAATTAACGTTCCGGATGGCGCATTTTACGTTTTCCCGGACGTATCGGCTTTCTTCGGAAAAACACTACGCGGTACACAGATCAACAATGCAGATGATTTTGCTATGTATCTTCTGGCTGAAGCCAATGTGGCTACCGTTACCGGAGACGCCTTCGGAAATCCGAACTGTATCCGTTTTTCATATGCAACCAGCGACGACCTACTGAAAGAAGCACTGCACCGTATCAAAGAAGCGGTAGCAACTTCGGAAGTTTTAGCATAA
- a CDS encoding class I SAM-dependent methyltransferase → MKSAFKFILNTIPRPLLIRLSYIIRPVLALALRGNTYTDPIDGKSFRTFLPYGYGTQRNNVLSPSTLSLERHRLLWLYLKNETDFFSAPKKVLHFAPEQAFYKRFRNQKNLDYTTTDLLSPLADVKADICNLPFADNSYDLILCNHVLEHIPDDTKAMQELYRVLKPGGMGIFQIPQDLNRATTFEDDSITDPKERAAIFGQYDHVRVYGRDYFDKLRSIGFTVTEEDYTQKITPELVERYCLAKGEIIPICHK, encoded by the coding sequence ATGAAATCCGCTTTCAAATTTATCCTGAATACCATTCCGAGACCTTTATTGATCCGGCTTAGTTATATCATTCGTCCCGTTTTGGCTTTAGCTCTGAGAGGGAACACTTATACTGACCCGATCGACGGCAAAAGTTTTCGTACTTTCCTGCCTTACGGATACGGAACGCAACGTAACAATGTATTATCACCCAGTACGCTATCACTGGAACGGCATCGTTTGCTTTGGTTATATCTGAAAAATGAAACCGATTTCTTTAGTGCACCCAAAAAAGTACTGCATTTTGCTCCGGAACAGGCGTTTTACAAACGATTCCGCAATCAGAAAAACCTGGATTATACAACAACTGATCTATTATCCCCTCTTGCTGATGTAAAAGCAGATATCTGTAATTTGCCGTTTGCTGATAATTCTTACGATTTGATTCTTTGCAATCACGTATTAGAACATATTCCGGACGACACGAAAGCCATGCAGGAATTATATCGTGTTTTAAAACCCGGAGGAATGGGAATTTTCCAGATTCCGCAGGATTTAAACCGGGCGACTACTTTTGAAGATGATTCCATTACCGATCCAAAAGAGCGCGCTGCGATTTTCGGACAATATGACCATGTTCGCGTTTACGGACGAGATTATTTTGACAAATTAAGAAGTATCGGATTCACGGTAACCGAAGAAGATTACACCCAAAAAATAACGCCGGAATTGGTTGAGCGTTATTGTTTAGCCAAAGGAGAAATCATCCCGATTTGCCATAAGTAA
- a CDS encoding fatty acid desaturase family protein: MIKQTPLFSKTDSLKFFRTLNKRVNDYFKENNIKKTGNWKLHMKTIIMFSIFLVPYFLILTISMPLWIHLLMTILIGIGMAGVGMNVMHDGNHGAYSSKPWLNKIMGGSMYILAGNVYNWQVQHNVLHHTYTNIHGHDEDLDAGRIIRFTEHAKWSPVHRFQQYYSIFLYGLLTFNWAITTDFRQMRRYIKRKLSYGEFPSPFKLWTTLVITKIIYFALWLILPMLLGIVWWEVLLGFFIMHYTAGLILSVVFQLAHVVEDIHHPQPDENGELENTWAVHQLYTTANFAPKNKIVNWYTGGLNHQIEHHIFPNISHIHYSKIGEIVKQTAMECNLPYYEFKTMRSAVYSHFKHLKEMGQKPAIA, from the coding sequence ATGATAAAACAGACTCCACTTTTTTCAAAAACCGATAGTTTAAAATTTTTCAGGACGCTAAACAAACGAGTTAACGATTATTTTAAGGAAAATAATATCAAGAAAACCGGAAACTGGAAATTACACATGAAGACCATTATCATGTTTAGTATTTTTTTAGTTCCGTATTTTTTAATCCTAACTATTAGTATGCCGCTTTGGATTCATTTACTAATGACAATTCTGATTGGTATTGGAATGGCCGGTGTTGGAATGAACGTTATGCACGACGGGAACCATGGTGCTTACTCATCAAAACCCTGGTTAAATAAAATTATGGGCGGTAGTATGTATATTCTTGCCGGAAATGTTTACAACTGGCAAGTACAACACAATGTATTACACCACACTTACACCAATATCCACGGCCATGATGAAGATCTAGACGCAGGGCGAATTATCCGTTTTACCGAACACGCGAAATGGTCACCTGTACACCGTTTTCAACAATACTATTCCATTTTCCTATACGGTTTATTAACTTTTAACTGGGCGATTACGACCGATTTCCGTCAGATGCGACGTTATATCAAACGAAAATTATCGTATGGTGAATTCCCAAGTCCGTTCAAATTATGGACAACATTGGTCATTACTAAAATCATTTATTTTGCTTTATGGTTAATCCTTCCGATGCTTTTAGGAATCGTTTGGTGGGAAGTATTATTAGGATTCTTTATCATGCACTATACCGCCGGATTGATTCTGAGCGTAGTATTCCAATTGGCACACGTTGTAGAAGACATTCATCATCCGCAACCGGACGAAAACGGAGAATTGGAAAACACATGGGCAGTTCACCAATTGTACACCACAGCTAATTTTGCTCCTAAAAACAAAATTGTAAACTGGTATACCGGAGGTTTGAATCACCAGATTGAACATCATATTTTCCCGAATATCAGTCATATTCACTATAGTAAGATCGGGGAAATTGTAAAACAAACCGCTATGGAATGTAATCTTCCGTATTATGAATTTAAAACGATGCGTTCAGCTGTTTATTCTCATTTTAAACATTTAAAAGAAATGGGACAAAAACCCGCAATCGCTTAA
- the map gene encoding type I methionyl aminopeptidase, translating to MIIPKTREEIELMRESALLVSKTLGMIASEIKPGVTTLQLDKLAETFIRDHNAVPGFLGLYGCPSTLLTSVNDQVVHGLPTDRPIQEGDIVSVDCGAIKNEFYGDHAYTFEIGEVAPETKKLLQITKESLYIGIREFKIGNRVEDVGNAIQKYAEAHGYGVVRELVGHGLGRKMHEEPEMPNYGKRGRGKLFIEGMVVAIEPMINMGTRNIKHLKDGWTISTRDGKPSAHFEHDVAIVDGKPELLSTFQYIYQALGIQSDEENEFRQHALAL from the coding sequence TGAGAGTGCCCTATTGGTTTCCAAAACCTTAGGGATGATTGCCAGCGAAATCAAACCCGGTGTTACCACGCTACAACTGGATAAATTAGCCGAAACCTTTATCAGGGATCACAATGCCGTTCCCGGATTTTTAGGATTATACGGATGTCCTTCCACATTATTGACCAGTGTAAACGACCAGGTTGTTCACGGTTTACCGACAGACCGACCAATTCAGGAAGGTGATATCGTATCGGTAGATTGCGGAGCGATTAAAAACGAGTTTTACGGAGATCATGCTTATACCTTTGAAATCGGTGAAGTAGCTCCCGAAACTAAAAAGTTGTTACAGATCACAAAAGAATCTTTATATATCGGTATTCGTGAGTTTAAAATCGGAAATCGCGTGGAAGATGTAGGAAATGCTATTCAGAAATATGCTGAGGCTCATGGATATGGTGTTGTACGTGAATTAGTAGGACACGGTTTGGGACGTAAAATGCACGAGGAGCCGGAAATGCCGAATTACGGAAAAAGAGGCCGCGGAAAATTATTTATCGAAGGAATGGTAGTGGCTATCGAGCCTATGATCAACATGGGAACCCGTAACATTAAGCATTTAAAAGACGGTTGGACGATTTCAACACGCGACGGAAAACCAAGTGCTCATTTCGAACATGATGTGGCTATTGTAGACGGGAAACCGGAATTATTATCGACTTTCCAATATATTTATCAGGCATTAGGCATTCAGTCTGACGAAGAAAACGAATTCAGACAACACGCTTTAGCACTTTAA
- a CDS encoding type IX secretion system plug protein: MLFYKKLRFLLILSCVLSGSASVFSQVEKEVNPPFNIKTVSFVQSGANTIPMFRLGDPFELQFDDLFGNEADYYYTITQCNYDWTPTMLAKSEYLQGMDNQRIMTYLNSFNTLQIYSHYKQAFPNRFNRILLSGNYIIKIFNDSQELVFSRRFIIYEETLSVPLQIKRSRNLTDIEKKQNMDFTIKMGENNLQNPIQNIKVALLQNGRWDNAILNIKPQYTLGSDLIYRYNQETQFWGGNEFLYFDNKDIRNPGNNVGKVTSGEIYNSLLFANSPRGNQPYTYYPDINGSFYIRNISSDNPETEADYAWVYFTLIPPTTIDKKDIYVNGMFNNYALSPENKMDFNKEKGVYEKAILLKQGFVNYQYVMLDAKGKVDNQNAIDGNFYQTENNYFVIVYYRGNNDRYDKIIGRGFATSENITN; the protein is encoded by the coding sequence ATGCTATTTTATAAAAAACTACGATTCTTACTGATCCTTTCTTGTGTATTATCCGGTTCTGCTTCCGTTTTTTCCCAGGTTGAAAAAGAAGTGAATCCGCCGTTTAATATTAAAACCGTTTCATTTGTACAAAGCGGAGCCAATACAATCCCGATGTTCCGATTGGGAGATCCTTTCGAATTACAGTTTGATGATTTATTCGGTAATGAAGCTGATTATTATTATACTATAACACAATGTAATTACGACTGGACACCTACAATGCTGGCAAAGTCAGAATACCTACAGGGAATGGACAATCAAAGGATTATGACCTACCTGAACTCCTTTAATACACTTCAAATCTATTCACATTATAAGCAGGCATTCCCGAATCGATTTAACCGCATATTATTATCCGGAAATTATATTATCAAAATCTTCAATGATAGTCAGGAACTAGTTTTTTCCAGACGCTTTATCATTTATGAAGAGACCCTTTCTGTTCCCCTACAAATCAAGCGTTCCCGTAACCTGACTGACATCGAGAAAAAACAAAACATGGATTTCACGATCAAAATGGGGGAAAACAACTTACAAAATCCTATTCAGAATATTAAAGTTGCCTTATTACAAAACGGAAGATGGGACAATGCTATTTTAAATATCAAACCGCAATATACATTAGGTTCCGATCTTATTTACCGTTACAATCAGGAGACTCAATTCTGGGGCGGAAACGAATTTTTATATTTCGACAATAAAGACATTCGTAATCCGGGTAACAATGTAGGAAAAGTGACTTCGGGAGAGATTTACAATTCACTTTTATTCGCCAATTCACCAAGAGGTAACCAACCCTACACCTATTATCCGGATATAAACGGTAGTTTTTATATTCGCAATATCAGTTCTGACAATCCGGAGACAGAAGCCGATTATGCCTGGGTTTATTTTACATTGATCCCTCCTACTACAATTGACAAAAAAGACATTTATGTAAACGGTATGTTTAACAATTATGCGCTTTCCCCTGAAAATAAGATGGATTTCAACAAAGAAAAAGGGGTTTACGAAAAGGCTATTTTACTCAAGCAAGGTTTTGTAAACTATCAATATGTGATGTTAGACGCCAAAGGAAAAGTAGACAATCAGAACGCTATTGACGGCAATTTCTACCAAACCGAAAACAATTATTTTGTAATTGTCTATTATCGCGGAAACAATGATCGTTATGACAAAATAATAGGCCGTGGTTTTGCTACATCCGAAAACATCACGAATTAA
- the rsmG gene encoding 16S rRNA (guanine(527)-N(7))-methyltransferase RsmG produces the protein MQDIVKYFPNLTEDQIFKFSQLEGLYQDWNAKINVISRKDIDELYEKHVLHSLGIAKVLAFKSGSKIMDVGTGGGFPGIPLAILYPEVDFYLIDVIAKKIRVVNEVATALGLQNVKAEQMRAENVKAEFDFVVSRAVTNMPDFVQWVKDKVRKKQNHELKNGILYLKGGDLTEELQNFPKATQYNLSDYFEAEFFETKKVVHLPLKYKV, from the coding sequence ATGCAGGATATTGTAAAGTATTTTCCTAATCTCACAGAAGATCAGATTTTTAAGTTTAGCCAATTGGAAGGTTTATATCAGGATTGGAACGCAAAAATTAATGTGATTTCGAGAAAAGATATTGACGAATTATACGAGAAACACGTATTACATTCACTTGGAATTGCTAAAGTTTTAGCGTTTAAATCCGGATCAAAAATTATGGATGTCGGAACCGGTGGTGGTTTTCCCGGTATTCCGTTGGCAATTCTGTATCCTGAAGTGGATTTTTATCTGATTGATGTGATTGCTAAGAAAATCCGTGTGGTAAATGAAGTAGCGACAGCTTTGGGACTTCAAAATGTAAAAGCAGAGCAGATGCGTGCTGAGAATGTAAAAGCAGAATTTGATTTTGTTGTTAGCCGTGCGGTAACGAATATGCCGGATTTTGTGCAATGGGTAAAAGATAAAGTGCGTAAAAAGCAAAATCACGAACTGAAAAACGGTATTCTATATTTAAAAGGCGGTGATCTGACGGAAGAATTACAGAACTTTCCTAAAGCGACGCAGTACAACCTGTCGGATTATTTTGAAGCGGAGTTTTTTGAAACTAAAAAAGTGGTGCACTTACCGCTAAAATATAAGGTGTAA